Proteins found in one Methanospirillum hungatei JF-1 genomic segment:
- a CDS encoding 4Fe-4S double cluster binding domain-containing protein translates to MLFTKPVFDTARRMGAYYCGFADISALTSSIPDLEGYRVHDYPAAVSVGIALSDQIINSLPNRDDVSVYQAYCRHYDETNHHLDSIATEICSIIEDFGYKTYHVPASSPRGPDGLTSEFSHKIAAHQAGHGWIGKSALLITPEHGPRVRWVTVLISAPIPQEKEPMDEQCGRCKACTQICPVHAISGDPFGTKEPGSFRFDRAACSKGFSDRKKMGLLAICGLCVYVCPYGKRTTNNEAYTSK, encoded by the coding sequence ATGCTTTTCACTAAGCCCGTTTTTGATACTGCCAGAAGAATGGGTGCATATTACTGTGGTTTTGCAGATATATCAGCCCTTACCTCATCCATTCCAGACCTTGAAGGATACCGGGTCCATGATTATCCTGCAGCAGTCTCGGTTGGAATTGCGCTCTCGGATCAGATAATCAACTCCCTTCCAAATCGTGACGATGTATCTGTATATCAGGCATACTGCCGTCATTATGACGAGACAAACCATCACCTTGATTCCATTGCTACAGAGATATGTTCTATTATTGAGGATTTTGGATACAAGACTTATCACGTCCCAGCCTCATCACCACGAGGACCGGATGGACTGACTTCAGAGTTCTCCCATAAGATAGCCGCTCACCAGGCAGGCCATGGATGGATTGGAAAGAGTGCTCTTCTTATCACCCCGGAACATGGTCCACGGGTCAGATGGGTTACCGTTCTAATATCAGCCCCAATACCACAGGAGAAAGAGCCGATGGATGAGCAGTGCGGACGATGTAAGGCTTGCACACAGATCTGCCCGGTGCATGCGATATCAGGAGATCCCTTCGGTACAAAGGAACCAGGATCATTCCGGTTCGATAGAGCTGCCTGTAGTAAAGGGTTTTCAGATAGGAAAAAGATGGGACTTTTGGCAATCTGTGGCCTCTGTGTATATGTCTGTCCATATGGAAAAAGAACTACTAATAATGAGGCGTACACAAGCAAGTAA
- a CDS encoding AbrB/MazE/SpoVT family DNA-binding domain-containing protein: protein MDVVTLSSNGKITLPSKRCETFSLSDGDSLVIVEEKDSIHLKPLINISHLWGVDSMVDTKSALKEFRDEWNKDLVE from the coding sequence ATGGATGTTGTTACTCTCTCATCTAATGGAAAGATAACTCTTCCTTCAAAAAGATGTGAGACGTTCTCTTTGTCTGATGGTGATTCTCTAGTAATAGTTGAGGAGAAGGATAGCATACACCTAAAACCCCTCATAAATATCTCACATCTCTGGGGAGTAGATTCTATGGTAGATACGAAAAGTGCGCTAAAAGAATTTAGAGACGAATGGAATAAAGATCTTGTAGAATAA
- a CDS encoding class I SAM-dependent methyltransferase has protein sequence MAPDPSGIKEMIQSAWDESAERYDMQHAHGVQSEEEHTAWVNLFKQFTSDTPITVLDIGCGTGEMSLLLAEMGHSVHAIDLSENMLKRAEDKARKKGYSISFSIDDAESLSYDDESFDLVINRHLLWTLPDPEKALREWNRVLKPRGMIAVIDGLWFPESLSGKSRRFLSKLGILISERRNPFKSYYPDELIDNLPHPKGMEAFEAVKYVERAGFHNVTLHSLDEIMTIQRKYMPLSNRIGYQMPYYLVHGVK, from the coding sequence ATGGCTCCTGATCCGTCTGGTATCAAAGAAATGATCCAATCTGCATGGGATGAGTCTGCAGAGCGGTACGACATGCAACATGCCCATGGAGTCCAGTCAGAAGAGGAGCATACAGCATGGGTAAACCTGTTTAAACAGTTTACCTCTGATACCCCGATCACGGTCCTTGACATTGGTTGTGGAACCGGTGAGATGAGTCTTCTTCTTGCAGAGATGGGGCATTCGGTTCATGCAATCGATCTCTCTGAGAACATGCTGAAGAGAGCAGAGGATAAAGCCAGGAAAAAAGGCTACTCTATTTCGTTTTCAATTGACGATGCAGAATCTCTCTCATATGATGATGAATCATTTGACTTGGTTATAAACCGCCACCTGCTCTGGACGTTACCGGATCCTGAAAAAGCGCTGAGAGAGTGGAACCGGGTCCTGAAACCCCGTGGGATGATAGCAGTTATCGATGGACTCTGGTTCCCTGAATCACTCTCTGGTAAATCCCGAAGGTTCCTCTCGAAACTTGGGATTCTTATTTCTGAACGCAGAAACCCGTTCAAGTCATATTATCCGGATGAACTGATCGATAACCTCCCTCATCCGAAAGGGATGGAGGCCTTCGAAGCAGTGAAATATGTAGAACGTGCAGGATTCCATAATGTCACCCTGCATTCCCTGGATGAAATTATGACCATTCAGAGGAAGTACATGCCTCTTTCAAACCGGATAGGGTATCAGATGCCTTATTATCTCGTACATGGTGTGAAATAG
- a CDS encoding ABC transporter substrate-binding protein: MIKKIIAGVFLVLLLIGTCGLVYADGKTVVIGLSEEPTDLNPIRSAGNAVFYDVIKVFNGLIKSDNNLEMIGDLASSWEQPDPTTIIFHLRDGVKWHDGTEFTADDVKFTYDLMTSGENVAVFPTSGEYSIISSVDVVDKKTVKFTLKEASVPFMEWLALPILPKHILAGQDLSSTEFWQKPVGTGPYVFDSWNKGEEIIFKANPNYFGDKPKIETVRYIILPDENSRINLLKSGDVQAIKILPKSSKALEGQAGVKIISNPSANWYGINLPYILPQFKDTAVHQAIAYALNKKLMVDTIFAGHAVPAYGPYRKESWVYNPAIEFNQDVEKAKKLLDDAGWKPGKDGIREKDGVKLEFELLYVATSEERKDLAVAVASDLEKIGIRAIPTSKANWDELNQNVFHNNAVIMAFGSPFDPDNNNYQIYHSSYIGNGWNNPAGYCNPEVDRLLEQGRTTSDREERKKIYGQYQKILSEDQPTPQILFSNYVFAVSDKLTGLVPRMGPHGSMGGINGELWWNIEEWDIRS; the protein is encoded by the coding sequence ATGATAAAAAAAATTATTGCAGGAGTATTTCTCGTTCTCCTCCTTATCGGAACGTGCGGTCTGGTATATGCGGATGGGAAGACCGTGGTAATTGGGCTGAGTGAAGAACCAACGGATTTAAATCCAATCCGTTCTGCAGGTAATGCAGTCTTTTATGATGTAATTAAGGTTTTTAATGGACTTATCAAGTCAGATAACAACCTTGAGATGATAGGAGATCTTGCAAGTTCATGGGAACAGCCGGATCCTACGACTATCATCTTTCATCTGAGAGATGGTGTAAAATGGCATGATGGGACTGAATTCACCGCTGATGACGTCAAGTTCACGTATGATCTTATGACCAGCGGTGAAAATGTGGCAGTCTTTCCAACTTCGGGCGAATACAGTATAATCTCTTCAGTTGATGTGGTCGATAAAAAAACCGTTAAGTTCACACTCAAGGAGGCAAGTGTCCCCTTTATGGAATGGCTTGCACTTCCCATTCTGCCAAAACATATCCTTGCCGGGCAGGATCTGAGTTCAACTGAATTCTGGCAAAAGCCTGTTGGAACCGGGCCTTATGTTTTTGACAGTTGGAATAAGGGAGAGGAGATCATCTTCAAAGCAAATCCTAATTACTTTGGAGATAAACCAAAGATTGAGACAGTTCGGTATATCATCCTTCCAGATGAGAATTCACGAATTAACCTTCTGAAAAGCGGTGATGTCCAGGCAATTAAGATACTCCCCAAATCTTCAAAGGCACTTGAAGGTCAGGCAGGAGTAAAAATCATTTCAAACCCGTCAGCAAACTGGTATGGTATTAATCTTCCCTATATTCTTCCCCAGTTCAAGGATACTGCCGTTCACCAGGCTATTGCCTATGCTTTAAACAAAAAACTTATGGTTGATACGATCTTCGCTGGTCATGCAGTGCCTGCCTATGGACCATATCGGAAAGAGAGCTGGGTGTATAATCCTGCAATAGAGTTTAACCAGGATGTAGAAAAAGCTAAAAAGCTTCTTGATGATGCCGGGTGGAAACCAGGAAAAGATGGTATAAGAGAAAAAGATGGTGTAAAATTAGAATTTGAACTTTTATATGTTGCAACATCAGAGGAAAGGAAAGATTTAGCGGTTGCTGTTGCATCTGATCTTGAAAAGATCGGTATCAGGGCGATCCCAACATCCAAAGCCAACTGGGATGAGTTAAATCAGAATGTTTTCCATAATAATGCGGTGATTATGGCTTTTGGTTCACCCTTTGATCCTGACAATAACAATTACCAGATCTATCATAGTTCATACATCGGTAATGGTTGGAATAATCCGGCTGGATATTGTAATCCAGAAGTTGACCGGCTTTTAGAACAGGGGCGAACCACTTCAGATAGGGAGGAACGTAAAAAGATCTATGGTCAGTATCAGAAGATTCTCTCCGAAGATCAGCCAACTCCGCAGATTCTCTTCTCAAACTACGTCTTTGCAGTGAGTGACAAACTTACTGGATTAGTTCCCCGGATGGGTCCACATGGATCTATGGGTGGAATTAACGGAGAATTATGGTGGAATATTGAAGAGTGGGATATAAGGAGTTAA
- a CDS encoding class I SAM-dependent methyltransferase: protein MEISRENQDPVKKNVRIYWNERSKTFDQDVGHGADHHECQLWKNQLRTIIGDDKKDVLDFGTGTGMIAINLAELGHSVTGIDLCEEMLDIANRKAESKDLSIRFLLGDAENPEFPDRMFDVVICRHLLWTLPHPDVAIREWSRICRPGGVIIAIDGHQEPKDYFHHSDEKDESEKSDQEKLWEQTYSKEITMQLPNGDQLTIESLKELFTTNGLGDVQSKNLKDIAEYHQRLHSASDHERQHEVNIIWGTVQ from the coding sequence ATGGAGATATCTCGAGAAAATCAGGATCCGGTCAAGAAAAATGTCCGGATATATTGGAACGAACGAAGCAAAACTTTTGACCAGGATGTTGGTCATGGTGCAGATCATCACGAATGCCAGTTATGGAAAAATCAGCTGAGAACAATCATAGGCGACGACAAAAAAGATGTCCTTGATTTTGGGACCGGAACGGGTATGATTGCTATCAACCTTGCTGAACTCGGTCATTCTGTCACGGGTATCGATTTGTGTGAAGAGATGCTTGATATTGCGAATAGGAAAGCAGAATCAAAAGACCTATCAATACGGTTTTTACTTGGTGATGCTGAAAACCCGGAGTTTCCTGATCGGATGTTTGACGTGGTAATTTGCCGTCATCTGCTTTGGACACTTCCTCATCCAGATGTGGCTATCCGAGAATGGTCAAGGATTTGCAGACCTGGCGGGGTGATTATCGCGATAGATGGACACCAGGAGCCAAAAGACTACTTTCATCACTCAGATGAGAAGGATGAATCAGAGAAATCAGATCAGGAAAAACTATGGGAACAGACTTACTCAAAGGAGATTACTATGCAACTTCCAAATGGGGATCAGCTTACAATTGAGTCGTTAAAGGAACTCTTCACAACAAATGGCCTTGGAGATGTTCAGTCAAAGAACCTAAAGGATATTGCTGAGTATCACCAGCGCCTGCATTCTGCGAGTGACCATGAACGCCAGCACGAAGTAAATATCATCTGGGGCACAGTTCAGTAA
- a CDS encoding ABC transporter permease — protein sequence MKVSTILCIPGIKVLIIIILIAVAVPFLLPHDPNRANLEEAEQPPSLDHWCGTDKLGRDVFTRTIYGTRISLIVGLTAAVLAVSMGAGIGITAGFIGGKVDGLLMRIVDTINSPPEVILLIVLATIFPRSILTIILIISLTHWMSTSRLIRGETLSIKERPFVEAAIALGADDRYIMKRHILPNLYSILVISVTLMAAHAIMMEAMLSFLGLGIPAHMASWGNMLNQAQSDVMRGIWWTSIFPGIMLVATVWSIYRLGEGLKEYLTPHRDFLSRI from the coding sequence ATGAAAGTAAGTACGATACTCTGCATTCCTGGAATTAAAGTTCTCATAATCATCATATTGATCGCAGTTGCGGTTCCGTTTCTCCTTCCTCATGACCCAAACCGGGCTAACCTGGAAGAGGCTGAACAGCCACCTTCTCTTGATCACTGGTGTGGAACTGATAAACTTGGCCGGGATGTCTTTACCCGGACGATATATGGCACAAGAATATCACTTATTGTTGGTTTGACTGCAGCCGTTTTGGCCGTCTCAATGGGAGCCGGTATAGGAATTACCGCAGGATTTATCGGGGGAAAAGTTGATGGTCTGCTTATGAGAATTGTAGATACGATAAACTCTCCTCCTGAGGTTATCCTGCTTATTGTCCTTGCAACCATATTTCCCCGGAGTATATTGACTATAATTCTCATTATTTCCCTGACTCACTGGATGAGTACTTCACGATTGATTCGGGGAGAGACATTATCCATTAAAGAGCGACCCTTTGTTGAGGCTGCGATAGCTCTTGGGGCAGATGACCGGTATATCATGAAAAGGCATATTCTTCCGAATCTGTATTCTATCCTGGTCATTTCAGTTACGCTTATGGCTGCTCATGCGATCATGATGGAGGCCATGCTGAGTTTTCTGGGGCTGGGGATTCCTGCACACATGGCCAGCTGGGGGAATATGCTCAACCAGGCACAAAGTGACGTCATGAGAGGAATATGGTGGACTTCTATATTCCCTGGGATAATGCTTGTTGCTACGGTATGGTCAATATACCGCTTAGGTGAAGGATTAAAAGAGTATCTGACACCACACAGGGATTTTTTATCCAGAATTTAA
- a CDS encoding ABC transporter permease, which yields MDQALLGYISRRVLQIPLLLVGISILTFLLMFLSPVDPVVAHFGLPIVQKMSDEDIMKVKDEWGLNEPLHVRYFSWISHLFQGDFGRSHIYKRPIIDIIIEKLPATLYLSFVAYGVAIVLAILAALIVISREGGLIDRIITNTSFLLYAAPSFFIALILILVFSVWLGWLPSSRMVSISVPPGFFAELADRIRHIILPAAALGMSHFALFYGYLRSSLSESIKQDYIITARAKGIDERTILIRHAFRNSLLPFVTQLGLAIPWLISGSVVIETIFAWPGIGRLTYDAAMKSDFMLLIGLTLFTSILVIIGNLLADIAYAIIDPRVRYE from the coding sequence ATGGATCAGGCTCTCCTTGGATATATTAGCCGGAGAGTTCTTCAAATCCCACTTCTTTTAGTTGGAATCAGCATCCTTACTTTTTTACTCATGTTTCTCTCTCCTGTTGACCCGGTAGTTGCTCATTTTGGCCTGCCGATCGTTCAGAAGATGTCAGATGAGGATATAATGAAAGTAAAGGATGAGTGGGGCTTGAATGAACCACTTCATGTCAGATATTTTTCATGGATTTCCCATCTCTTCCAGGGGGACTTTGGTCGTTCGCATATTTATAAACGCCCCATAATTGACATTATTATTGAAAAGCTCCCTGCTACTTTGTATCTGAGCTTTGTTGCATATGGAGTTGCGATTGTTCTTGCAATCCTTGCTGCGTTGATAGTCATCAGCCGGGAGGGAGGATTGATCGATCGAATTATTACAAACACCAGTTTTCTCCTGTATGCAGCACCGAGTTTTTTCATTGCCCTGATTCTTATACTGGTCTTTTCAGTCTGGCTTGGATGGTTGCCTTCATCGAGAATGGTCTCAATTTCAGTGCCACCGGGTTTTTTTGCAGAATTAGCAGACCGAATCCGCCATATTATTCTCCCTGCTGCAGCTCTTGGGATGAGTCATTTTGCCCTGTTTTATGGATATCTTCGTTCCAGTCTTTCTGAATCAATAAAACAGGATTATATCATCACTGCACGTGCCAAAGGGATAGACGAGCGTACGATTCTTATCAGACATGCATTTCGAAACTCCCTGCTTCCTTTTGTCACTCAGTTAGGTTTGGCAATTCCCTGGCTAATATCTGGAAGTGTTGTTATTGAGACTATTTTTGCATGGCCGGGAATTGGAAGACTGACATATGATGCAGCAATGAAGTCTGATTTTATGCTCCTTATAGGTCTGACACTCTTTACCAGTATTCTCGTGATTATCGGCAATCTTCTGGCAGATATTGCATACGCAATTATCGATCCACGTGTCAGATACGAGTGA